The genomic segment CTTCTTTTATCTTTAATCTTAGCTTTTTTACCAGTAAGTTCTCTGAAGTAGAAAATTCTAGCTCTACGAACAGCACCTTTCTTGTTGATTTCAATTTTTTGTAAAGCTGGTAAGTTAACTGGGAAGATACGCTCAACTCCAATAGCTCCAGACATTTTACGAATTGTAAAAGTTTCTGTTGTTCCAGAACCTCTTCTTTGGATTACAACTCCTTTAAAGAACTGAGTTCTAGTTTTTTCACCCTCTTTAATTTCGTAGAAAACAGTAATTGTGTCTCCAGCTCCGAAATCTGGGAAATCTTTTTTAGCAACGAATTCGTTTTGAACGAATTTTAATAAATCTGCCATGATAATTTTATGATTATAGTTTATTTAGAGCAACATTCACGTATTTCGCCAGAGGTTGGTCTAATTCGGGTGCAAATGTAAAAAATAATTATAAATTATGAATTATAAATTGAAAATTATTTTTGGTTTATTTTGTTTCAAGTTTCAGGTTTCAAGTTGTTGCTATCTAGAGTTTTAACTTGAAACAAAAATAACCTTAAACTTGAAACAAAATTTTATTGTCCTTCCAGTAAATCCGGACGTCTGTTTTTTGTGTGCTCGTATGCCGCATCTTCACGCCATTTATCAATTTTGGCAGCATGGCCGCTTGTTAAAACTTCGGGAACTTTCCAGCCTTTATAATCAGCGGGTCTTGTATATATAGGTCCTGAAAGTAGATTATCCTGAAAACTGTCTGTTAATGCTGAGGTTTCGTCACTTAAAACGCCAGGAATTAAACGAATTAAAGCATCAGATAAAACCAAAGCGCCTAATTCTCCACCTGATAAAACATAATCGCCAATCGAAATTTCTTTAGTAATAAAATGATCTCTCACACGCTGGTCAACACCTTTATAATGTCCGCATAGAATGATAATGTTTTCATACATCGACATTTTATTGGCCATTTTTTGGTTTAAAGTTTCACCGTCAGGAGACATGTAAATGATTTCATTGTATTCACGCTGACTTTTTAAATGTGTAATACAATCATCAATTGGCTGAATTGTCATTACCATTCCGGCGCCGCCGCCAAACGGATAATCATCAACACTTTTTTGTCTGTTTGTGCTGTAATCACGAAGGTTATGAAAATGTACTTCGACTAAT from the Flavobacterium sp. genome contains:
- the rplS gene encoding 50S ribosomal protein L19; translation: MADLLKFVQNEFVAKKDFPDFGAGDTITVFYEIKEGEKTRTQFFKGVVIQRRGSGTTETFTIRKMSGAIGVERIFPVNLPALQKIEINKKGAVRRARIFYFRELTGKKAKIKDKRR
- the trmD gene encoding tRNA (guanosine(37)-N1)-methyltransferase TrmD; protein product: MRIDIITLLPELLRSPFEASIMKRAIDKGLVEVHFHNLRDYSTNRQKSVDDYPFGGGAGMVMTIQPIDDCITHLKSQREYNEIIYMSPDGETLNQKMANKMSMYENIIILCGHYKGVDQRVRDHFITKEISIGDYVLSGGELGALVLSDALIRLIPGVLSDETSALTDSFQDNLLSGPIYTRPADYKGWKVPEVLTSGHAAKIDKWREDAAYEHTKNRRPDLLEGQ